One Microcoleus sp. AS-A8 DNA window includes the following coding sequences:
- a CDS encoding DEAD/DEAH box helicase, which translates to MTEQPFDRLAPFIQDYIYTHGWTELRQVQIEACRVIFDTEAHLLIAAGTASGKTEAAFLPVLTLLHQNPSATVGVLYIGPIKALINNQFERLNDLLKEADIPVWAWHGDVAQSRKQKLLKNPQGVLQITPESLESLLLNKNAELSRLFGDLRFVIIDEIHAFMGSERGCQILCQLTRLSRFMQQPPRRIGLSATLGDYALAEEWLQSGTKTPVITPEIQSGQRQVRLAVEHFYLPDKDNSAISPPQLGRQEEGKKSPVPPLLTGALVRRARGVSPINPYYRYLFDISKSSKCLIFVNNRTQAESAIANLRQIAQAESYPDIYHVHHGSIASSLRETAEDAMQGNAPAVTAATVTLELGIDIGQLERVIQLDAPLSVASFLQRLGRTGRRGTPADMRFICTEDEPLGEEWLPEQIPWQLLQCIAIIQLYAEERWIEPIQPIQCPFSLLYHQTMSILASMGELSSAALAQKVLTLPPFAAISQDDFRQLLRYLIDIDHIQLTEKGGLLVGLTGEKIVRNFHFYAVFPYNMEYSVRDESQEIGSIVIPPIPGNRFALAGRTWEVLEIDLKRKTAFVKQVEGIARSSWRGGGGTIHTKILQRMRRILVENIEYPYLQPQAQERLKAARNLARSAQLEQDNIILLEGNTCCIFPWMGTVAYRTLERFFNFFVRYTLDIRSIGGVSPYFLTLKLGKSSLEQLRDEVKSFCKKDLTGYDLVSSEECPRLQKYDEFIPNNLLRQAFICDSLDVAELREIIKSWELG; encoded by the coding sequence ATGACTGAACAGCCGTTTGACAGGCTTGCCCCCTTTATCCAAGATTACATTTACACTCACGGCTGGACTGAATTACGACAAGTTCAGATTGAAGCCTGTCGCGTGATTTTCGATACCGAGGCTCACCTCTTGATTGCTGCGGGTACTGCCTCCGGGAAAACAGAAGCGGCTTTTCTTCCGGTTTTAACTCTACTGCACCAAAACCCATCAGCAACTGTGGGAGTCCTTTATATTGGCCCGATTAAAGCATTAATCAACAACCAATTTGAACGCCTCAACGACTTACTTAAAGAAGCTGATATTCCGGTTTGGGCTTGGCACGGTGATGTTGCCCAAAGCCGCAAGCAAAAGTTACTGAAAAATCCTCAAGGCGTGCTGCAAATTACGCCAGAATCTCTGGAAAGTTTATTGCTGAATAAAAATGCCGAACTCAGCCGTTTGTTTGGGGATTTGCGGTTTGTAATTATCGATGAAATTCACGCTTTTATGGGTTCTGAACGCGGTTGCCAGATTCTCTGCCAACTGACACGCCTATCCCGATTCATGCAACAGCCACCGCGTCGGATTGGTTTATCGGCAACGCTGGGCGATTACGCACTGGCTGAAGAATGGTTGCAATCGGGGACTAAAACTCCCGTAATTACACCTGAAATTCAGAGTGGGCAACGGCAAGTACGTCTAGCTGTAGAACACTTTTACCTACCTGACAAAGATAACTCAGCCATCAGCCCTCCCCAACTTGGGCGGCAAGAAGAAGGTAAGAAAAGTCCGGTTCCCCCCTTGCTAACCGGAGCTTTAGTGAGGAGGGCTAGGGGGGTAAGTCCAATCAATCCCTACTACCGCTACCTCTTCGATATCAGTAAATCCAGCAAGTGCCTCATCTTCGTCAACAATCGTACCCAAGCCGAATCTGCGATCGCAAACCTGCGACAGATTGCCCAAGCAGAAAGTTATCCCGATATTTATCACGTCCATCACGGGAGCATCGCATCCTCACTCCGAGAAACGGCTGAGGATGCGATGCAAGGTAATGCCCCAGCCGTCACCGCCGCCACTGTTACCCTAGAACTCGGTATTGATATCGGACAATTAGAACGAGTCATCCAACTAGATGCCCCGCTTTCCGTCGCCAGTTTCTTGCAGCGATTGGGACGTACCGGCAGACGAGGCACCCCGGCGGATATGCGCTTCATTTGCACAGAAGATGAACCCTTAGGGGAGGAATGGCTACCCGAACAAATTCCCTGGCAACTCTTGCAGTGCATTGCCATCATTCAACTGTATGCCGAAGAACGTTGGATTGAGCCGATACAACCAATTCAATGCCCTTTCAGTTTGCTTTATCACCAGACGATGAGTATCTTGGCGTCGATGGGGGAACTCTCATCGGCTGCCCTTGCCCAAAAAGTTTTAACTCTACCTCCCTTTGCGGCAATCTCCCAAGATGATTTTCGACAGCTACTACGATATCTCATCGATATTGACCATATTCAACTGACAGAAAAAGGAGGATTGCTAGTTGGTTTAACCGGAGAAAAAATTGTCCGAAATTTTCACTTTTATGCTGTTTTTCCCTACAACATGGAATATAGTGTTCGAGACGAATCCCAAGAAATCGGCAGTATTGTTATACCCCCCATACCGGGAAATCGATTTGCTCTAGCCGGTAGAACGTGGGAAGTATTAGAGATTGATTTAAAAAGAAAAACAGCATTTGTCAAGCAAGTGGAGGGAATTGCCCGTAGTTCCTGGCGCGGGGGCGGCGGCACCATTCATACGAAAATTCTCCAACGGATGAGACGTATTTTAGTTGAAAATATTGAGTATCCTTACCTGCAACCCCAAGCTCAAGAGAGATTAAAAGCGGCTCGAAATCTGGCTCGAAGCGCTCAATTAGAACAAGATAATATCATCCTCCTCGAAGGAAATACCTGCTGTATTTTTCCCTGGATGGGAACAGTTGCCTACCGCACGTTGGAACGATTTTTCAATTTTTTCGTCAGATATACTCTGGATATCCGCAGTATTGGAGGAGTCTCTCCCTACTTTTTGACCCTAAAATTAGGTAAAAGTAGCCTGGAACAACTCAGAGATGAAGTTAAATCATTTTGTAAAAAAGACTTGACAGGTTATGACTTAGTCAGTTCTGAGGAATGTCCTCGGTTACAAAAATACGATGAATTTATTCCCAATAACTTACTGCGCCAAGCCTTTATTTGTGATTCTCTCGATGTAGCCGAACTTCGAGAAATCATTAAAAGTTGGGAGCTGGGATGA
- a CDS encoding Gfo/Idh/MocA family oxidoreductase, which translates to MSSSPAQLPDPNATPQTPTIGVAVVGTGFGQKIHIPGFQEHARTQVVAVYHRELEQAKAIAQSHNIPHACDRLEDILALPSVSAVSISTPPFLHYEMAKKVLQAKKHLLLEKPTTLTATQARELYQLASGEGVVAMMDFEFRFVPAWQRFAEYLAEGYVGQKRLIKIDWLVSSRADASRPWNWYAQKAQGGGALGAVGSHAFDYISWLFGPVRRLCAQLSTAIPERPDPSDGGKLKRVDADDTCLLLLELEDGTPCQLCISSVTYQGRGHFVEVYGDRGTLILGSDNQKDYVHGFHLKAAPAGEPLTDVEIPDRLAFPQDYSDGRLAPFIRVVNQWVAGIDARQAITPSLREGVYSQLLMDLTHQSHDTGSWVKVPSLDAFLASGLFVM; encoded by the coding sequence ATGTCCTCCTCACCCGCCCAATTGCCTGATCCAAATGCAACCCCACAAACACCAACCATTGGTGTCGCGGTTGTCGGTACTGGATTTGGGCAAAAAATCCACATTCCAGGTTTTCAGGAACACGCCCGCACTCAAGTTGTTGCCGTGTATCACCGCGAACTGGAACAGGCAAAAGCGATCGCACAATCCCACAACATTCCCCATGCTTGCGATCGCCTTGAAGATATCCTAGCCTTACCCTCGGTTTCAGCCGTCAGTATCTCAACCCCGCCGTTCCTGCATTATGAAATGGCGAAGAAAGTCCTGCAAGCGAAGAAGCATTTATTGCTGGAAAAACCCACAACGCTGACAGCAACCCAAGCGCGGGAACTTTACCAACTCGCCTCTGGTGAGGGTGTTGTTGCCATGATGGATTTTGAATTTCGCTTTGTTCCCGCGTGGCAACGGTTTGCCGAATATCTAGCCGAGGGTTATGTCGGACAGAAACGCCTGATTAAAATTGATTGGTTGGTGTCCAGCCGTGCCGATGCCTCACGTCCTTGGAACTGGTATGCTCAAAAAGCTCAGGGGGGAGGCGCATTGGGCGCTGTCGGTTCTCACGCTTTCGATTACATTAGTTGGTTATTTGGCCCTGTGCGGCGGTTGTGTGCCCAACTGAGTACGGCAATTCCAGAACGCCCCGATCCTAGTGATGGTGGTAAACTCAAGCGCGTAGATGCCGATGATACCTGTCTCCTCCTGCTGGAGTTGGAAGATGGAACACCCTGTCAACTGTGCATTAGTTCCGTGACGTATCAGGGACGAGGGCACTTTGTTGAAGTTTATGGCGATCGCGGTACTTTAATCTTAGGCAGCGACAATCAGAAAGATTACGTCCACGGCTTTCATCTCAAAGCCGCGCCCGCCGGTGAACCTTTGACTGATGTTGAAATTCCCGATCGCCTCGCGTTTCCTCAAGACTACAGCGATGGGCGTCTGGCACCCTTTATCCGAGTCGTTAACCAGTGGGTAGCGGGCATTGATGCCCGTCAAGCGATCACCCCCTCACTCCGAGAAGGGGTGTACTCGCAGCTATTAATGGATTTAACCCATCAATCTCATGACACGGGGAGTTGGGTGAAAGTGCCGAGTTTGGATGCGTTTCTGGCGAGTGGCTTGTTTGTCATGTGA
- a CDS encoding glycoside hydrolase family protein codes for MKISPNCLTLIKKWEGFHLDAYSDPVGIATIGYGTRRYPNGQKVHLGDKITEQEAEAFLKFECDKVAEEVSALVSDVSLNQNQFDAIVSFSYNVGTGAFADSTLLKKLKANDFSGAANEFERWVKGTKNGVQTKLSGLVDRRKSERSLFEKADEQGTPIEVEDSPQDQVKWLEGYRDGEKNVIVAWGDSEVVEILTLESFLKDDLITLLQQYRNAKEFRFAPADKAIPKGKPISVSGKGEAIIKVKNPPKLNRILVRGSEGDDVKELQKRLNDLGYNGGKVDGAFGNKTEEAMKSFQADYFGLAEADGRVGPRTWEKLWGDVASPKPASTKSVSPKSTATEPAPTSPTSGKNYLRLSKTQSKDPYGCYKLKLEYFKDGQLKDELEVCSGSPSRQFFRKGNQSVAGSYEPIPEGKWYIGDISWAGGANKYDGPIHQSGIGPVTVPVRYVEPGKTQRSGIEIHIDWNRQSSAGTAGCVGIYTTADYKRFVSWLRETDPRDLFVDWGLGTCPAV; via the coding sequence ATGAAGATTTCCCCAAATTGTTTAACCCTCATTAAGAAATGGGAGGGATTCCATTTAGACGCTTACTCAGACCCTGTGGGTATCGCAACAATTGGGTATGGAACGAGACGATACCCGAATGGGCAGAAGGTTCACCTGGGTGACAAAATTACGGAACAGGAAGCTGAAGCTTTTCTAAAATTTGAATGTGATAAAGTCGCTGAAGAAGTATCGGCCTTAGTGAGTGATGTTTCACTGAATCAGAATCAATTTGATGCGATTGTATCGTTTTCTTATAACGTCGGCACTGGGGCATTTGCAGATAGTACCCTGTTGAAAAAACTCAAAGCCAATGACTTCTCCGGTGCTGCCAATGAGTTTGAGCGTTGGGTGAAAGGGACAAAAAACGGTGTACAGACGAAACTTTCTGGCCTCGTGGATCGCAGAAAAAGTGAGCGATCGCTGTTTGAAAAAGCAGATGAACAAGGAACTCCGATTGAGGTGGAAGACTCTCCCCAAGATCAGGTGAAATGGCTGGAAGGATATCGAGATGGGGAGAAAAATGTCATCGTGGCCTGGGGAGATTCTGAAGTTGTTGAAATCCTCACTCTGGAAAGTTTCCTCAAAGACGATTTAATTACCCTATTGCAGCAATATAGGAATGCGAAAGAGTTTCGCTTTGCACCGGCAGATAAGGCCATTCCTAAGGGGAAACCGATTTCAGTTTCTGGAAAGGGAGAGGCAATTATCAAGGTCAAGAATCCCCCAAAACTCAATCGTATTTTAGTACGCGGTAGTGAAGGCGATGATGTTAAAGAATTGCAAAAGCGGCTCAATGATTTGGGGTATAACGGCGGGAAAGTGGATGGTGCGTTTGGCAATAAAACCGAAGAAGCGATGAAATCTTTTCAAGCGGATTACTTTGGTTTAGCAGAAGCCGATGGCAGGGTTGGCCCTCGTACCTGGGAGAAGTTGTGGGGAGATGTGGCTTCTCCTAAACCAGCTTCTACTAAATCCGTTTCTCCTAAATCAACTGCGACTGAACCCGCGCCTACTTCACCTACTTCAGGTAAAAATTATCTGCGACTAAGTAAGACTCAGAGTAAAGACCCCTATGGATGTTATAAATTAAAGCTGGAGTATTTCAAAGATGGGCAATTAAAGGATGAACTAGAGGTTTGCTCCGGTTCTCCTTCCAGACAATTCTTCCGCAAAGGGAACCAAAGTGTTGCCGGTTCATACGAGCCAATCCCTGAAGGAAAATGGTACATTGGCGATATTTCCTGGGCTGGGGGTGCCAATAAGTATGATGGCCCCATTCATCAAAGTGGGATTGGTCCAGTCACTGTTCCTGTGCGTTATGTTGAGCCTGGTAAAACTCAACGTAGTGGGATTGAAATTCATATTGATTGGAACCGACAATCGAGTGCAGGGACGGCTGGATGTGTTGGAATTTATACAACCGCCGACTACAAGCGATTTGTCAGTTGGTTACGTGAAACCGATCCCCGCGATTTGTTTGTGGATTGGGGTTTAGGGACTTGTCCTGCTGTGTGA
- a CDS encoding DUF4342 domain-containing protein gives MNEPVDRPEEKVEWLEIKTTTGAETVTTVEVETTIDSTGVGTEEKVRVEELSISGDDLVAKVRELIHQGNIRRITIKNEEERTLIEIPLTVGVVGGVIAATLFPIVAAVGAIGALVARLKVVIEKVE, from the coding sequence ATGAACGAACCAGTAGATCGTCCTGAAGAAAAAGTCGAGTGGCTTGAAATTAAGACAACAACTGGCGCTGAAACAGTGACAACCGTTGAAGTGGAAACAACTATCGATTCTACAGGAGTTGGTACAGAGGAAAAAGTTCGTGTCGAAGAACTTAGTATCAGCGGTGATGACCTCGTTGCCAAGGTTAGGGAACTGATTCATCAAGGTAACATTCGTCGAATCACGATCAAAAATGAAGAGGAACGTACACTGATTGAAATTCCTCTAACCGTTGGAGTCGTCGGTGGCGTGATCGCAGCAACCCTATTTCCTATAGTAGCTGCTGTTGGAGCCATTGGGGCACTGGTTGCTCGGCTGAAAGTCGTCATTGAGAAAGTCGAATAA
- a CDS encoding DUF4230 domain-containing protein, which translates to MREQFQKRQMINITSWLVRNLMLVSTGGMVIFALLFGIGMWRSGSRFFEGINAIFTGEPSKPQVDVRSLIVSQVRGASELTTAVFTMEAVVPTRQERKIGQYTLGATTLLYIAYGEVRAGVDLKELNANNVTIVNDTIQLQLPPPRILDSKIDVNRSSVYDYDRGFLGLGPDTAPQLQSLAQQETLKKIQEAACKGNLLAQANDRAQLVVEKLLNTAGYKQVVVKTQSPPTGTCL; encoded by the coding sequence ATGCGCGAACAGTTTCAAAAGCGTCAGATGATCAACATCACGTCTTGGCTGGTGAGAAACCTGATGCTAGTGTCCACCGGCGGCATGGTCATATTTGCATTACTATTTGGCATTGGGATGTGGCGATCGGGAAGTCGCTTTTTCGAGGGAATTAATGCGATTTTCACCGGCGAACCCAGTAAACCACAGGTCGATGTTCGTTCCCTCATTGTCAGTCAAGTTCGGGGTGCGAGTGAGTTAACAACGGCTGTCTTTACGATGGAGGCGGTTGTCCCGACTCGTCAAGAGAGGAAAATTGGGCAGTATACGCTCGGTGCAACCACGCTGCTTTATATTGCTTATGGTGAAGTACGGGCTGGGGTTGATTTAAAGGAATTAAATGCGAATAATGTAACCATTGTCAACGATACAATTCAGTTACAACTACCGCCCCCCCGGATCTTGGACAGCAAGATTGATGTGAATCGTTCTAGCGTATACGACTATGATCGCGGATTTTTAGGTTTAGGGCCAGACACCGCACCTCAGTTACAGTCCCTCGCCCAACAAGAAACGCTCAAAAAAATTCAAGAGGCAGCTTGTAAAGGAAATTTGCTCGCGCAAGCCAATGATCGCGCACAACTGGTAGTCGAAAAACTGTTAAACACGGCAGGTTATAAACAGGTTGTTGTCAAAACACAGTCTCCACCAACAGGGACTTGTCTTTAA
- a CDS encoding response regulator, with product MSTVLVVDDDCAQQQILRIILRKLGLNVVFASDGVEALSLAERHCPKLVILDIILPRMNGYEVCRKLKCSKKNHRPVVLMYSNKSEECDFYWGCKQGADAYVSKSCRPQELIDTVKYLLQNEV from the coding sequence ATGAGTACAGTTCTAGTCGTGGATGATGATTGTGCCCAACAGCAAATTCTCCGCATAATCCTGAGAAAATTGGGATTAAACGTGGTTTTTGCCAGTGATGGCGTCGAAGCTCTTTCTTTGGCGGAACGTCATTGCCCCAAACTTGTTATTTTAGACATCATCCTCCCCCGAATGAATGGCTACGAAGTCTGTCGGAAGCTCAAATGCTCTAAAAAAAATCATAGGCCGGTGGTACTGATGTACTCGAATAAATCAGAAGAATGTGATTTTTACTGGGGCTGCAAGCAAGGTGCTGATGCTTATGTTTCTAAATCTTGCCGGCCCCAAGAACTCATCGATACTGTTAAGTATTTGTTACAAAATGAAGTATGA
- a CDS encoding ChaB family protein, translated as MAEIQVDNLPGEVNDLPEGAQNIFKAAFKSAQEDGISTEGAINVAWNSIKQGYEQGGDGKWHRKPQDSNTHYKAVTSGGN; from the coding sequence ATGGCTGAAATTCAAGTCGATAACTTACCAGGAGAAGTCAACGACTTACCAGAAGGTGCTCAAAATATTTTCAAAGCTGCCTTTAAGAGTGCTCAAGAAGACGGTATCAGCACAGAGGGAGCCATCAATGTAGCTTGGAACAGTATCAAGCAAGGTTATGAACAAGGTGGAGATGGCAAGTGGCACAGGAAACCCCAAGATTCCAACACTCACTATAAAGCGGTCACCTCTGGCGGCAACTAA